One Candidatus Ornithobacterium hominis genomic region harbors:
- a CDS encoding DNA-directed RNA polymerase subunit alpha — protein sequence MAILNFIKPDKVVLIEADDKSGQFEFRPLEPGYGLTVGNALRRVLLSSLEGYAFTSIKIEGVDHEFSTIAGVVEDVTEIILNLKKVRLKHQIEKNDEETINCSISGKTKLTAGDLSKFISGFQILNPDLVICHMDKNVELNFTLTVNKGRGYISAEENLLDVEDLPIGTIKIDSIYTPIKNVKYLIENYRVEQKTDYEKLILDIETDGSISPKDALTEAAKILIHHFMLFSDERITLETEEVSATEAYDEEALHMRQLLKTKLVDLDLSVRALNCLKAAEVDTLGELVSYSKADLMKFRNFGKKSLTELEELVDRKDLSFGMDVSKYKLDLD from the coding sequence ATGGCTATATTAAATTTTATTAAACCCGATAAAGTCGTTCTTATTGAAGCAGATGATAAGTCTGGTCAATTTGAATTTCGACCTTTGGAACCTGGCTATGGATTAACTGTCGGAAACGCTTTGCGTCGGGTTTTATTGTCTTCTTTAGAAGGTTATGCTTTTACCTCTATCAAAATTGAAGGTGTTGATCATGAATTTTCTACCATAGCTGGTGTTGTTGAAGATGTTACAGAAATTATATTAAATTTAAAGAAAGTTCGTCTAAAACATCAGATTGAGAAAAACGATGAAGAAACTATCAATTGTAGCATTTCAGGTAAAACAAAATTGACCGCAGGAGATTTATCTAAATTTATCTCTGGGTTTCAAATTTTAAATCCTGATTTGGTTATTTGCCACATGGACAAAAATGTAGAATTAAATTTCACTCTAACAGTTAATAAAGGGAGAGGGTATATTTCAGCAGAAGAGAACCTTCTTGATGTAGAAGATTTACCTATCGGAACTATTAAAATTGATTCAATCTATACCCCTATTAAAAATGTTAAGTATTTGATAGAAAATTATAGGGTTGAACAAAAAACTGATTATGAAAAATTAATTTTAGATATAGAAACTGATGGTTCTATTAGCCCTAAAGATGCATTAACAGAAGCCGCTAAAATATTAATTCATCATTTTATGTTATTTAGTGATGAGAGAATCACATTGGAGACTGAAGAGGTTTCAGCTACAGAAGCTTATGATGAGGAAGCTCTTCATATGCGCCAGTTATTGAAAACTAAACTGGTGGATTTAGATTTGTCTGTGAGAGCGCTTAATTGTCTAAAGGCAGCAGAAGTAGATACGTTAGGAGAGCTAGTAAGTTATTCTAAAGCAGATTTGATGAAATTTAGAAATTTTGGAAAAAAATCTTTGACAGAATTAGAAGAATTGGTTGATAGAAAAGATCTTTCTTTCGGAATGGATGTTAGCAAGTATAAATTGGATTTAGATTAG
- the priA gene encoding replication restart helicase PriA — MQPKLFAEIILPLPLPGTFTYRIPSDWQDYLQIGQRVSVPFGQRKIYTGIIHSFHTNEPETYKTKPIDAILEDTPSLLPQQIELWEWMASYYMCSLGEVYKNVYPTALKLESDTYIRWIENELLEDAELSAEAQEILQALKNKNIVSVDEVSKLIHQKNVLKVLKELLDARQVRLDEKLIEKYTPKIENYIKINIDLNSEDSKEAFELLDRSPKQRELFLQLIQLKASEKNPVKAANFIKDYGGSHATLRSMEKKGLISIFEDQTRRNQLYEENIESIEKLSPEQQQAFDGILKGFKNFDTVLLHGVTSSGKTEIYFKLIEQMLQKNQTTLFLLPEIGLTTQLTQRIQKKFGELVGVYHSKMNQNQRVEIWNETLENKYKIIIGPRSALFLPLQHLGLIIVDEEHESALKQKDITPFYHARDVARVLASKNKANLLLGSATPSLEVYHAAKQGKIGYVSLNVRFGNVQPPKMEIIDLRKAFHRKEMTGQFSKALILAMKNSFEADKQVILFQNRRGYAPVIECLSCGFTPYCPNCDVALTLHNISLELKCHYCGHKQAKPQHCYQCKSVELETKGVGTEQIEKEALSIFPEQKIARMDVDSMRKKFAYEKLIEAFERKEINLLIGTQMVSKGLDFEYVNLVGIIRADNLLNFPDFRAHERAFQRIVQVAGRAGRRNQRGLVQIQAFEAHHPILKMATEMDYNAMAEQILAERQNFLYPPFVRLIEIRFRHKKEEKVQKAAHYFKQMLQGKFSSQCLLGPEAPYISRLNNEYRFHILLKIHNQQSPKKVKLLLNEAYQQLMQIKAFRSVKIDFDVDPY; from the coding sequence ATGCAACCAAAACTTTTTGCCGAAATCATTCTCCCCTTACCCTTGCCAGGGACTTTCACATACAGAATCCCCAGCGATTGGCAAGACTACCTACAGATTGGGCAACGCGTTTCCGTACCCTTTGGGCAGCGAAAAATTTACACAGGGATTATTCATTCCTTCCACACCAACGAGCCAGAAACTTACAAAACAAAACCCATCGATGCCATTTTAGAAGATACGCCGAGCCTTCTGCCTCAACAGATTGAGCTTTGGGAATGGATGGCAAGTTACTATATGTGTTCACTGGGCGAAGTGTATAAAAATGTGTACCCCACGGCTTTGAAGCTAGAAAGCGATACGTACATTCGTTGGATTGAAAATGAATTGCTCGAGGATGCGGAATTAAGTGCCGAAGCGCAAGAAATTTTACAAGCCTTAAAAAATAAAAATATTGTTTCTGTAGATGAGGTATCAAAATTAATTCATCAAAAAAATGTATTAAAAGTACTCAAGGAGCTCCTAGATGCTCGGCAAGTTCGCTTGGATGAAAAATTAATTGAAAAGTATACGCCCAAAATTGAAAATTATATTAAGATAAATATTGATTTAAACAGTGAAGATTCTAAAGAAGCTTTTGAATTGCTCGACAGATCGCCCAAGCAACGGGAGCTTTTCTTGCAACTCATACAGCTGAAAGCTAGTGAAAAAAATCCTGTGAAAGCGGCCAATTTCATCAAAGATTATGGGGGAAGTCATGCCACACTGCGCAGTATGGAGAAAAAAGGACTTATCTCCATCTTTGAAGACCAAACGCGGCGAAATCAACTTTATGAAGAAAATATTGAAAGCATTGAGAAGCTTTCACCCGAGCAACAGCAGGCTTTTGATGGAATTTTAAAAGGCTTTAAAAATTTTGACACCGTTTTACTTCACGGCGTAACTTCATCGGGCAAAACTGAAATTTACTTTAAGCTCATCGAGCAAATGCTCCAGAAAAATCAAACAACCCTTTTCCTATTACCTGAAATTGGTTTGACAACACAACTCACACAGCGGATTCAAAAGAAATTCGGTGAATTAGTCGGGGTATATCATTCTAAAATGAATCAAAATCAGCGAGTTGAAATTTGGAATGAAACCTTAGAAAATAAATATAAAATAATCATTGGGCCTCGCTCAGCACTTTTTTTGCCTCTTCAGCATTTAGGGCTTATTATCGTAGATGAAGAGCACGAATCTGCACTAAAACAAAAGGATATAACACCATTTTATCACGCTCGTGACGTTGCTCGTGTTTTGGCCTCTAAGAACAAAGCAAATTTACTTTTGGGTTCTGCAACACCAAGCCTAGAGGTTTATCATGCCGCCAAGCAGGGGAAAATCGGTTACGTTTCCTTAAATGTAAGGTTTGGAAACGTGCAGCCACCTAAAATGGAAATTATTGATTTACGCAAAGCTTTTCACCGAAAAGAAATGACGGGGCAGTTTTCTAAAGCTTTGATTCTTGCCATGAAAAATAGTTTTGAAGCAGATAAACAGGTAATCCTTTTTCAGAACCGCCGTGGCTATGCTCCAGTCATTGAATGTCTTAGTTGTGGTTTTACTCCCTATTGCCCCAATTGTGATGTGGCTCTGACGTTACACAATATTTCGCTGGAATTGAAATGTCACTACTGTGGGCATAAACAAGCTAAACCCCAACATTGCTACCAATGCAAAAGTGTGGAATTGGAAACGAAAGGCGTGGGGACAGAACAAATTGAAAAGGAAGCTTTAAGCATTTTCCCTGAGCAGAAGATTGCTCGTATGGATGTAGATAGTATGCGTAAAAAGTTTGCCTACGAGAAGTTGATTGAGGCATTTGAGCGAAAAGAAATTAATTTGCTGATTGGCACGCAAATGGTGAGCAAAGGTTTAGATTTCGAATATGTGAATTTAGTTGGAATAATCCGAGCCGATAATTTATTGAATTTCCCTGACTTTCGTGCACACGAAAGAGCTTTCCAAAGAATTGTTCAAGTAGCAGGCCGTGCAGGGCGAAGAAATCAGCGAGGTTTAGTACAAATTCAAGCTTTTGAGGCTCATCATCCTATTTTGAAAATGGCTACGGAAATGGATTATAATGCTATGGCTGAGCAAATTTTAGCCGAGCGTCAAAATTTTCTTTACCCTCCATTTGTACGCTTGATCGAAATTCGATTTCGGCACAAAAAAGAAGAAAAAGTGCAAAAAGCAGCACATTATTTTAAACAAATGCTGCAGGGTAAATTTAGCTCCCAATGTTTACTTGGGCCGGAAGCACCATACATTTCGCGCCTCAATAATGAATACAGATTCCATATCTTACTAAAAATCCACAATCAGCAGTCGCCCAAAAAGGTGAAACTTCTGCTGAATGAAGCTTATCAGCAATTGATGCAAATCAAAGCCTTTCGTTCAGTAAAAATTGACTTTGATGTAGACCCATATTGA
- a CDS encoding proline dehydrogenase family protein produces MKIFENTKIAFQSKNNYELRRAHLLFEAVNIPALVNFSEWVLPFAKHIPGVKTLIKKSIFAHFCGGETRKESLETVEKLHEKKIGSILDYSIEGKEEESAYDNCFQEINEIIFLAKDNPAIPFVVFKPTGYGSIHVYEKVGLKEKLTEKEQIAWENIQKRYFETCKNAYENDVLLMIDAEESWMQDAVDELVTEMMKIFNRERCIIINTLQMYRHDRLEFLKNQYEEAERENYFLGYKVVRGAYMEKERERALEKGYPSPIQPDKQSTDNDYNAAIDFIFHHQDRILLFAGTHNELSCFQLKEKLEKSENPKTQQVWFGQLLGMSDNISYVLADLNFHVAKYVPYGPVNDVLPYLIRRAKENTSVAGQSGRELILIEKELKRRKQENP; encoded by the coding sequence ATGAAAATTTTTGAAAATACTAAAATTGCTTTTCAGAGTAAGAATAATTACGAATTGAGACGTGCCCATCTTTTGTTTGAAGCGGTAAATATACCTGCTTTGGTTAATTTCAGCGAATGGGTTCTACCCTTTGCTAAGCATATCCCAGGGGTGAAGACTTTAATCAAGAAAAGTATTTTCGCACATTTCTGCGGCGGCGAAACACGAAAGGAATCACTGGAAACAGTAGAAAAACTTCATGAAAAAAAGATAGGTAGTATTTTAGATTATTCCATCGAGGGAAAGGAAGAAGAAAGTGCGTATGATAATTGTTTTCAAGAAATTAATGAAATTATTTTTCTTGCAAAAGACAATCCTGCTATTCCTTTTGTAGTTTTCAAACCGACGGGCTATGGGAGTATTCACGTTTATGAAAAAGTTGGTTTGAAAGAAAAATTAACTGAAAAAGAACAAATCGCTTGGGAAAACATTCAAAAAAGATACTTCGAAACCTGCAAAAATGCGTATGAAAATGATGTTTTATTAATGATTGACGCTGAAGAAAGCTGGATGCAAGATGCGGTAGACGAGCTGGTGACAGAGATGATGAAAATCTTTAACCGAGAGAGGTGCATCATCATCAACACACTACAAATGTACCGCCATGACCGTTTGGAGTTTTTGAAAAATCAATACGAAGAAGCTGAGAGAGAGAATTACTTTTTAGGCTATAAAGTCGTACGTGGTGCCTATATGGAAAAAGAACGTGAACGTGCGCTAGAGAAAGGTTATCCTTCCCCTATACAGCCAGATAAACAATCGACTGACAATGACTACAACGCTGCAATAGATTTCATTTTTCATCACCAAGATAGGATTTTGCTCTTCGCTGGTACGCACAACGAGCTAAGCTGCTTCCAACTAAAAGAAAAATTAGAGAAATCTGAAAATCCAAAAACGCAACAAGTTTGGTTTGGGCAACTTTTGGGAATGAGTGATAACATTAGCTACGTATTGGCTGATTTGAATTTTCATGTAGCTAAATATGTTCCGTACGGGCCAGTAAATGATGTGCTGCCTTACTTGATTCGGCGAGCTAAAGAAAATACTTCGGTTGCGGGGCAATCAGGCAGAGAATTAATACTGATAGAAAAGGAATTGAAGAGAAGAAAACAGGAAAACCCCTAG
- the rplQ gene encoding 50S ribosomal protein L17, which translates to MRHGKKINHLSRKKGHRDAMLSNMACSLIEHKRINTTVAKAKALQRYVEPLLTKAKNDTTHSRRIVFKYLQQKEALSELFRSVAPKIADRPGGYTRIIKTGFRLGDGAETALIELVDYNELYLNEDSTKKTRRSRRSRGTKKSDSSEE; encoded by the coding sequence ATGAGACACGGTAAAAAAATAAATCATTTAAGTAGAAAAAAAGGACACAGAGATGCTATGTTATCTAATATGGCTTGTAGTCTAATTGAGCATAAAAGAATTAATACGACGGTAGCTAAAGCTAAAGCTCTTCAGCGTTATGTAGAACCTTTGCTTACTAAAGCAAAAAATGATACAACTCATTCAAGACGTATTGTTTTCAAATATTTACAACAGAAAGAAGCTTTAAGCGAATTGTTCCGTTCCGTTGCTCCAAAAATTGCTGATAGACCAGGGGGGTATACGAGAATAATCAAAACAGGATTTCGTTTGGGCGATGGTGCCGAGACAGCGTTGATTGAATTAGTTGATTACAATGAATTGTATTTGAATGAAGATTCAACCAAGAAGACAAGAAGAAGTAGAAGATCTAGAGGTACTAAAAAATCTGATTCTTCTGAGGAATAA
- a CDS encoding citrate synthase: MSETVKIIYQGKEYEYPVIEGTMGDKGIDISSLRLDSGLITLDPGYKNTGSTLSKITYLDGEQGKLMYRGYPIEQLAEKSSFVEVQYLLLYGELPTEVELEKFKASLKDYSFVNDRVRKILNGFPSTAHPMGVLASLTGSLTAFNPKVVDVAHAADMFHAVTRLLAKFPILSAWTYRLSKELPISESDPSLGYVENFCQLMFSNQKKDFKVNPVIVDAIDKLLILHADHEQNCSASTVRLVGSSHAGLFTSISAGISALWGARHGGANQAVIEMLETIKTGGGRLQKWVDKAKDKDDEFRLMGFGHRVYKNMDPRAKIIKKAADDVLEQLGIDDEVLDIALGLEEVALKDEYFIERKLYPNVDFYSGIIYRALGIPKEMFTVMFALGRLPGWIAQWKEMRQTDQPIGRPRQIYTGATTRDYLPMSER; this comes from the coding sequence ATGTCAGAAACAGTTAAAATAATTTATCAAGGGAAAGAATATGAATACCCTGTTATCGAAGGTACGATGGGAGATAAAGGGATTGATATTTCTTCCTTGCGTTTGGATAGTGGTTTAATAACCTTAGACCCAGGCTATAAAAATACTGGAAGTACTTTAAGCAAAATCACTTATCTAGATGGAGAGCAAGGAAAGCTTATGTATAGAGGCTATCCTATAGAACAATTGGCTGAGAAGTCAAGTTTTGTAGAAGTACAATATCTATTATTATACGGCGAGTTGCCAACAGAGGTAGAATTAGAAAAATTCAAAGCAAGTTTAAAAGATTATAGCTTTGTAAATGATAGAGTTAGGAAAATTTTAAATGGATTCCCCAGTACTGCCCACCCCATGGGGGTTCTAGCTTCTTTAACGGGCTCTCTCACTGCATTCAATCCGAAGGTAGTTGACGTGGCACATGCTGCAGACATGTTTCATGCAGTAACAAGATTATTAGCAAAATTCCCTATTCTCTCAGCTTGGACCTATAGATTAAGTAAAGAGTTGCCAATATCAGAAAGTGACCCAAGTTTAGGCTATGTAGAGAATTTTTGTCAACTGATGTTCTCCAATCAGAAAAAAGATTTTAAAGTCAATCCAGTGATTGTAGATGCGATTGATAAACTTTTAATCTTACATGCAGACCATGAGCAAAATTGTTCTGCATCGACCGTTAGGTTAGTAGGCTCATCTCATGCAGGTTTATTCACTTCAATTTCTGCAGGAATTAGTGCTTTATGGGGAGCTCGCCACGGTGGTGCAAATCAGGCCGTTATTGAAATGCTTGAGACCATAAAAACAGGGGGCGGTCGTCTCCAAAAATGGGTTGATAAAGCGAAGGATAAAGATGATGAATTTAGATTAATGGGCTTTGGTCACCGTGTTTATAAAAATATGGATCCTCGTGCTAAAATCATCAAAAAAGCAGCAGATGACGTTTTAGAACAATTAGGAATAGATGATGAAGTTTTAGATATAGCACTAGGCTTGGAAGAAGTAGCATTGAAAGATGAGTATTTTATTGAAAGAAAATTATACCCTAATGTTGATTTCTATTCTGGTATTATTTATAGAGCTTTGGGGATACCAAAAGAAATGTTCACTGTAATGTTTGCTCTAGGCAGATTACCAGGCTGGATTGCTCAATGGAAAGAAATGCGTCAGACCGATCAGCCAATTGGACGCCCAAGGCAAATCTATACTGGAGCCACTACACGTGATTACCTCCCAATGAGTGAAAGATAA
- the eno gene encoding phosphopyruvate hydratase, with the protein MSFISAIHARQILDSRGNPTIEVDVITENGIIGRAAVPSGASTGEHEAVELRDGEKDFMGKGVLQAVENVNEKIAPELIGESVFEQTWIDHLMIELDGTPNKSKLGANAILGVSLAVAKAAAAELEIPLYRYVGGVNAATLPVPMMNIINGGSHSDAPIAFQEFMIMPVKAVTFSEALKKGVEIFHHLKKVLHERKLSTAVGDEGGFAPTFEGTEDALDTIKKAVENAGYNFGEEIKIALDCASSEFYKDGKYNYQLFEGENAAIRTSEEQVEYLAELCEKYPIISIEDGMDENDWNGWKLLTEKIGDKVQLVGDDLFVTNVERLSKGIEQNVGNSILIKVNQIGTLTETIDAVEMAKNAGYTAVMSHRSGETEDSTIADLAVALNTGQIKTGSASRSDRMAKYNQLLRIEEMLGGMAKFPGISAFKIKA; encoded by the coding sequence ATGAGTTTTATTTCTGCAATTCATGCAAGACAAATTTTAGATTCGAGAGGAAACCCTACAATTGAAGTAGATGTAATTACTGAAAATGGAATTATTGGTCGCGCTGCAGTTCCTTCAGGAGCTTCAACAGGTGAGCACGAAGCTGTTGAGTTGAGAGACGGCGAAAAAGACTTTATGGGGAAAGGTGTTCTTCAAGCGGTTGAGAATGTCAATGAAAAAATAGCACCAGAGCTTATTGGTGAATCTGTATTTGAGCAAACTTGGATAGACCATCTAATGATAGAACTTGATGGAACTCCAAATAAGAGTAAATTAGGAGCAAATGCCATTTTAGGTGTTTCTCTTGCAGTAGCAAAGGCAGCAGCGGCAGAATTAGAAATTCCATTATATCGCTATGTCGGTGGAGTTAACGCTGCTACATTACCTGTACCGATGATGAATATAATCAATGGAGGTTCTCACTCAGATGCACCTATTGCATTCCAAGAATTTATGATAATGCCAGTAAAGGCGGTTACATTTTCTGAAGCCTTAAAAAAAGGGGTGGAAATTTTCCATCATTTAAAAAAAGTATTGCATGAGAGAAAATTGTCTACAGCAGTAGGTGATGAAGGTGGATTTGCTCCAACTTTTGAAGGTACTGAAGATGCTCTTGATACTATTAAAAAAGCAGTAGAAAATGCAGGATATAATTTTGGGGAAGAAATTAAAATAGCTTTAGACTGTGCTTCTTCAGAGTTTTATAAAGATGGAAAGTACAATTATCAATTGTTTGAAGGGGAGAATGCGGCTATCCGTACATCAGAAGAGCAGGTGGAATATCTAGCTGAGCTTTGTGAGAAATATCCTATTATTTCAATTGAAGATGGAATGGATGAAAATGATTGGAATGGATGGAAATTATTGACTGAAAAAATTGGTGATAAAGTCCAATTGGTTGGTGATGATTTATTTGTGACTAACGTAGAGAGACTATCAAAAGGTATAGAACAAAATGTTGGGAACTCAATCTTAATCAAAGTAAATCAAATTGGAACTTTAACTGAAACAATAGATGCTGTGGAAATGGCTAAAAATGCTGGCTATACCGCTGTTATGTCACACAGGTCTGGCGAAACAGAGGATTCTACCATTGCAGATCTAGCAGTGGCTTTGAATACAGGACAAATAAAAACTGGCTCAGCTTCTCGCTCAGATCGTATGGCAAAATACAATCAATTGTTGAGAATTGAAGAAATGCTAGGCGGAATGGCAAAATTCCCAGGAATTTCAGCTTTTAAAATAAAAGCATAG